In a genomic window of Arthrobacter woluwensis:
- a CDS encoding DUF3099 domain-containing protein has protein sequence MRTVTNQQGGGRHPRSAQNAEVVSITDAGAAHSDEIRSRMIKYAVAMGIRMVCLGLLFVLDGWFKLIAVAGAVFLPWFAVIIANGGDKAETPSDHLIGTPLQAALPAEATEPGDGISEDTASSPGDDGDAGLIIQGEIVEQSPSAEPSAHPKPHPGDAA, from the coding sequence GTGAGAACCGTGACGAACCAGCAAGGCGGAGGCCGGCACCCCCGGTCGGCCCAGAACGCCGAGGTCGTGAGCATCACCGACGCCGGTGCCGCGCATTCCGATGAGATCCGCTCCCGGATGATCAAGTACGCCGTCGCCATGGGCATCCGCATGGTCTGCCTCGGACTCCTGTTCGTGCTGGACGGCTGGTTCAAGCTCATCGCCGTGGCCGGCGCCGTCTTCCTGCCGTGGTTCGCGGTGATCATCGCCAATGGCGGCGACAAGGCGGAAACCCCCAGCGACCACCTGATCGGCACACCGTTGCAGGCCGCCCTTCCGGCCGAAGCCACGGAACCGGGCGACGGCATTTCGGAGGACACCGCCTCGTCCCCGGGCGACGACGGGGACGCAGGCCTGATCATCCAGGGCGAGATCGTCGAGCAGTCTCCGTCGGCTGAACCGTCCGCACACCCCAAGCCACATCCGGGGGACGCCGCATGA
- a CDS encoding SURF1 family cytochrome oxidase biogenesis protein: MYRFLFSRRWMGYFVLAIVFAIACVLLGRWQMDRRAETQANINRIVTNYNSAPVAFSEAKPLFEHMDTAREWSQVKLRGSYVPQDQLIVRNRTLNGQPGYQVLVPFRVDSGDTVIVDRGFLPIGNKENGRPDSIPDAPRGDVTVVVRLRPSEPALDRGAPSGQIASIDLNQYAGQVKYPLLTGAYGRMASESPAPAVAPMQLPMPDTDEGTHLSYSLQWFAFGVLMILGFGYAARQQAKNDALDAEDAELARAAAAAGETPDDGGQGTGEAGAESAAGAAAVLPSSHTAAKYWRQNRKKAERKTAERRAAGRRSAEDEEDAILDAQGFK, from the coding sequence ATGTACCGTTTCCTCTTCTCCCGCCGCTGGATGGGGTACTTCGTCCTGGCCATCGTCTTCGCGATCGCCTGTGTGCTCCTGGGCCGCTGGCAGATGGACCGCCGGGCCGAGACCCAGGCCAACATCAACCGGATCGTCACCAACTACAACTCCGCTCCGGTCGCCTTCAGCGAGGCGAAGCCGCTGTTCGAGCACATGGACACCGCCCGCGAGTGGTCCCAGGTGAAGCTCCGCGGCAGCTACGTGCCGCAGGACCAGCTGATCGTGCGGAACCGGACCCTCAACGGGCAGCCCGGTTATCAGGTGCTGGTGCCGTTCCGGGTGGATTCCGGCGACACCGTGATCGTGGACCGCGGCTTCCTTCCCATCGGGAACAAGGAGAACGGGCGGCCGGACTCGATTCCGGACGCGCCTCGCGGCGACGTGACCGTCGTGGTGCGGCTGCGGCCGTCGGAGCCGGCCCTGGACCGCGGCGCGCCGTCCGGGCAGATCGCCTCGATCGACCTCAACCAGTACGCAGGACAGGTCAAGTACCCGCTGCTCACGGGCGCCTACGGCCGCATGGCCTCCGAGTCCCCCGCGCCCGCCGTGGCCCCGATGCAGCTGCCGATGCCCGACACGGACGAAGGCACACACCTTTCGTACTCACTCCAGTGGTTCGCCTTCGGCGTGCTCATGATCCTCGGCTTCGGCTATGCGGCCCGTCAGCAGGCCAAGAACGACGCCCTGGATGCGGAGGACGCCGAGCTCGCGCGAGCCGCTGCGGCGGCCGGTGAGACGCCCGACGACGGCGGCCAGGGCACCGGCGAGGCCGGCGCGGAGTCCGCGGCAGGCGCCGCCGCGGTGCTGCCGTCGTCGCACACCGCGGCGAAGTACTGGCGTCAGAACCGCAAGAAGGCTGAGCGCAAGACCGCCGAGCGGCGTGCCGCCGGACGCCGCAGCGCCGAGGACGAGGAAGACGCGATCCTCGACGCGCAGGGCTTCAAGTAA
- a CDS encoding ABC-F family ATP-binding cassette domain-containing protein gives MISVQDLELRAGARLLMDQVTFRIDKGDKIGLVGRNGAGKTTLTRVLAGEGVPAGGTVTSAGEIGYLPQDPRTPDMEQFARDRILSARGLDVITRKLKKAQEEMASEDEAVHRKAMNRYDRLEAEFLAGGGYAAESEAATISANLALPERILNQPLKTLSGGQRRRVELARILFSGADTMLLDEPTNHLDADSIAWLRDFLKSHQGGLIVISHDVELLEATVNKVYHLDANRSTIDYYNMGWKRYLQQRETDERARRRERANAEKKASVLLDQANKMRAKASKATAAQNMIKRAERMLGGLEDVRAADRVAALRFPEPAPCGKTPLTAEGLSKSYGSLEIFTDVDLAIDRGSRVVVLGLNGAGKTTLLRMLAGVDAPDTGEVIAGHGLKIGYYAQEHETLDHDRTVLENMRSAAPQHMTDTEVRSILGSFLFVGDDVDKPAGVLSGGEKTRLALATIVASSANVLLLDEPTNNLDPASRAEILGALANYQGAVVLVSHDEGAVEALNPERVVLLPDGVEDLWNADYLDLITLA, from the coding sequence GTGATCAGCGTCCAAGACCTCGAATTGCGCGCTGGCGCGCGCCTGCTCATGGACCAGGTGACGTTCCGCATCGACAAGGGTGACAAGATCGGGCTGGTCGGCCGCAACGGCGCCGGCAAGACCACCCTGACCCGCGTCCTCGCAGGTGAAGGCGTTCCGGCCGGTGGCACTGTGACGAGCGCCGGCGAGATCGGCTACCTGCCGCAGGACCCCCGCACGCCGGACATGGAGCAGTTCGCCCGGGACCGGATCCTCTCCGCCCGTGGCCTGGACGTCATCACGCGAAAGCTCAAGAAGGCGCAGGAGGAGATGGCCAGCGAGGACGAGGCCGTCCACCGCAAGGCCATGAACCGGTACGACCGTCTGGAAGCCGAGTTCCTGGCCGGCGGCGGATACGCCGCCGAGTCCGAGGCCGCCACGATCTCCGCGAACCTGGCCCTGCCCGAGCGCATCCTCAACCAGCCGCTCAAGACGCTCTCCGGTGGTCAGCGCCGTCGTGTGGAGCTCGCCCGCATCCTGTTCTCCGGTGCGGACACCATGCTGCTCGACGAGCCCACCAACCACCTCGACGCCGACTCGATCGCCTGGCTGCGGGACTTCCTCAAGAGCCATCAGGGCGGCCTGATCGTGATCAGCCACGACGTGGAGCTCCTCGAGGCGACCGTCAACAAGGTCTACCACCTCGACGCGAACCGCTCGACGATCGACTACTACAACATGGGCTGGAAGCGTTACCTCCAGCAGCGCGAGACGGACGAGCGCGCCCGCCGTCGTGAGCGTGCGAACGCCGAGAAGAAGGCCTCCGTCCTGCTCGACCAGGCCAACAAGATGCGCGCCAAGGCCTCCAAGGCCACGGCCGCGCAGAACATGATCAAGCGCGCCGAGCGGATGCTGGGCGGCCTGGAGGACGTGCGCGCCGCGGATCGCGTGGCCGCGCTGCGCTTCCCCGAGCCCGCGCCCTGCGGCAAGACCCCGCTGACCGCGGAGGGCCTGAGCAAGTCGTACGGCTCGCTCGAGATCTTCACGGACGTGGACCTGGCCATCGACCGCGGCTCACGCGTCGTGGTGCTCGGCCTCAACGGCGCCGGCAAGACGACGCTCCTGCGCATGCTCGCGGGCGTCGACGCGCCGGACACGGGCGAGGTCATTGCCGGACACGGGCTCAAGATCGGCTACTACGCCCAGGAACACGAGACGCTCGACCACGACCGGACGGTCCTGGAGAACATGCGGTCCGCCGCTCCTCAGCACATGACCGACACCGAGGTGCGCAGCATCCTCGGCTCGTTCCTGTTCGTGGGCGACGACGTCGACAAGCCGGCCGGCGTGCTCTCCGGTGGCGAGAAGACGCGTCTGGCCCTGGCGACCATCGTGGCGTCCAGCGCCAATGTGCTGCTCCTCGACGAGCCCACCAACAACCTGGACCCGGCCAGCCGCGCCGAGATCCTCGGCGCCCTCGCCAACTACCAGGGCGCCGTCGTGCTGGTCTCCCACGATGAGGGCGCGGTCGAGGCCCTCAATCCGGAGCGCGTGGTGCTGCTTCCGGACGGTGTCGAGGACCTCTGGAACGCCGACTACCTGGATCTGATTACGCTCGCCTGA